The Betta splendens chromosome 2, fBetSpl5.4, whole genome shotgun sequence nucleotide sequence GGCCGCAGGACATCTGGGCTCTGAGGCTGACACAGTCCTCTTCACTGACTGAGGGGACAACGCAGAGATATGAGCGACGAGGGAGACACAGTCCCAGCGTCCGTCAACGtttcactttctgtttctgAGACTCATTCTCACACAATGGGTCCAAGTCGTCGTCCCTGTCGACAAACGTCATGGTGGTGTCCAGTGGGTCGTACGTCTTCTCCTCCTGGCTCATTTTATGCGATCTAAAGGAAATATGGGTTTTATTAAATGCATCCAACAAATCACGTTGCACACGTGGAGTGTGAAACAAACCCTTATAAGAGTCTGTAGCGCTATTTAAACGAGGCATCTCAGTAGTAATAATTAGCTAATAATGAAAACTATTTCATACAGTGACTTAACAAACTGTTAATCTTACCTGTTTTTCACTTGAGGCTTCTTTAGATCAAATCCGACATTCACCCGTTGAGGTCGCAGCTCCGTGCGTCTCTGTCTGGAGCCGTCGACGTCTGCTCTTTAATCGAAAGTAAAAAGCGAGAAGAGGAAGCGTCCGCCTCAACACGTGAACTATATATTGTTTTGTGCGGGTGTCTGTTTCATCTGGTTATTGAGGTGAAACAGACACAACATTGAAACGTCCAAACAGCTAAACGTCGTGTTCAGATAGATAATCAGCTGATCCCACAAGAGTTGACGAAACACGCGGTACACGCATTATTTTCTGAGGCTGACGCTGAATTCTTGACTTTATTTGGTCAATATTTTATTGTCACATTTAACGCATCAGGCCAGTTTAGAATAGCTTgttaaattaaaagaaaaattcaaATGTTGTCACATTTGCTTTATTTAGTCTTTCTGTAGCTGCTTTGAGATACTATCGGTGGTCCAGTGTCACTTTCCCTTCCACGCGGGGACAGACGTCTGTCTTGGGGCCGCTCCACCGGGGCACGTCTCATACGGGGAGCTCGTCTGGATGCACCCACTCTTGAGTTTCAGGCACACGAAACAGAACGCGACGTGGCAGCGACGACACGCGACATTCTTGCAGTTTTGCCGGCTGTGCTCCACCTTCACGCCGCACGTCGGACACGCTCGGACCGCGGGGCAGCGGGAGGCGCCCGTCACCGCAGGCAGACTGACGGTCCCGCACGTCTGCGGGAGCTGCAGGTACTCGTCCACGCAGCCGTCGTTGTCGCAGCGGTCGCTCCGTGGACCCGGACCCTTCCACGGCTTCAGGCACTGCCAGCAGAACTGGTGGGTCTCCTTCTGATCGGCCGAACGCACCGGGCACCGGACGCACAGGTTGGACACGTCCTTCCGCTCCACGCTGGTGTTGCACTGTGGACACTGTGGAAGCAGAGAGGACAGAAGGGATCGTGTTGTTGGTCTAAACCAAAGGGGATCACGCAGTTTTATTAGCACTCACCGGCTGAATCTCCCAGGATTGAGCAGCAGCCAGATGAGCGATGCGATCCTCGAACTCCTGCATCTCGTCCACAGACAGATCCGCCAGCCTGCGCACCTCCTGGTACGACCACGGTTTATTGCACTGCTTCACGCCCTCTGTTATTGCCGGACATTTGAATTGGTAAATTCCCTTTAATAATAGAGGCAACAGTGGAGTTAGTGGAGTAAAGGTCCACGGCACACGGTAGcgtggccgagcggtctaaggcgctggaTTAAGGCTCCAGTCTCTTCGGGGGCGTGGGTTCGAATCCCACCGCTGCCATGAACTTTTGGATCACAGCAATTAAAGCCAAGGGATGGGCCATAAAATTAGGATACGCCCATTTATTACATAATTAAAATGTGGCATATGATGAACAAATGCTTCTAGGTCATTCTATAAGAAAAAATGTCCTGTTTTGTTATTCCTTAGGCCCAAAAGCAGTTGTTTTCCATCCTGGCTTTTAGCCATAGTTTCTATCACAGCTTGATATCAGTGCATGTTTACTTCAGAGAACGTTGGCCAGTCTCTCAGTACAAACTGACCTCAGAAGGTCATTTCCTGTActaaatgtctttgttttacCAGTCGTTGGTTATTTACCTCCTCCCTCTGGTGTGATGTTATAATCACCAAAATGGGTTTAAGACTCACCTTCTGGAGCTGGCTGCGACACCACAGTGTTAGAGAGTCAGGAGTGACAGCGTGGCCACAGGACATCTCTGCTCTGAGGCCTCCATCACCATCTGCAGAGCCTAAGGTTTATTAGACAGAGGCGAGAGTCAATTCAGTAGGTTGTTAGAGAAGACAACACAAGACACAACAGAGCTTAATAATCTGACATAAGgtctatgaataaaaaaataaattattctaTTTGTGCTTAGGAACAAAAGAGAAAGTCTTACACACTGGATCCAAGTCATCCTTCCTCGTCACAAGCTTCAGGGATTTGTCCAGGGGGTCGTATTTCTTCTCCACCTCGGGCTCAAGGCTCATCATGAGTCTATATTTAGGAAAACCTTTGGGAGCATGAACagtgaaaatgaaagcagattTTATTAATCATTATCCACGGGGAGTtttcttataaataaatattttactgtattccttaaagacacaaaacatatttcaaacaacaagaacaacaacaacaacaacaacaacaacaacaacaacaacaacaacaacaacaacaacaacaacaacaacaacaacagtagtCGCAGATTTAAATTTGCCTGTATTTAAATGTTGTCTCTATCTGTGTACCGACACTGTCCCGTCACTGACTTACTGCAGTATTACTGACTTACTGCAGTATTACTGACTTACTGCAGTATTACTTTACTTCAATACTGACAACATATTGAAATATGTGTAACATGACTGTTCACATTTGTCTGATAGAGTGAAGTGTAATAAATCTGTAAATACAGTGTTGACAAACAGACTAACGTGTTTTATGAACCAAATCTCACCTCCAGCCAGTGGTTCTAGACTCAGACCTGTCGCTTCCGGTCACAGGAAGCTCCCGGTCCGTGTCGGCTCCAGATCACGGACTCGGTGCGTTTTTTCTGCGTCTCTTCCTGTTCACATGTGAAAGTGAAAGCGTTGACGGAGCGGGAGCGTCAAACGGCCGCAGGCTGAGTGTGCTCGTGTTTGCCCTCCCATTTCAGTCCGTACCAAACCAGTTGTGTGATAACGGATCACTGCGTGTAGCCGTAACGCGCGAGTCCGTGTTTGTGTTGGCTCCGGTTTTGTCGTCGTTTCATTGTTGACTCCCCGTGTTTGGGCGCAGGAAGCGGAGACTGAGCTGGTTGCTACAACAGTCAACAGTCAGGTCAGTGCGTGGACTCACGGTTCACACTAACACGAACCCGTTTTCAGTTCTGTTCCTGTTGATCTTAACCCATAACACGTGCAATGAGTTATTGATGAACCGGGATGTTTTACGCTCCGCTTTCACGTGCTTGTGAGCGTCATTAATATTCACAGCCACTAGTACAAACCCGACACTAATACTCAGATTCATTTTGTAAATACAGGTATGATCTTcagctaaataaaataaatgcagtaTTACCAGTAGAGTTTGTACAGTAAGCAGAATATGCTTATACTGTACCTTCATAAACACACTGGTGTTGTTTAACCTGTGCTGACAGCGGGTCGAACCCAGCATCCGGAACCGCCGGTGGTGTAAAGATGTCAACGGCACCTTCTGGAGGACGTCAGCATGAGTCATGACCGCGTTCAGACGCTCAGGGAGAAACTAGCGCGCTGCTCCGTCTCAGGTGGGAAACGGCCGGCGGACCCACGTCAGCGCCGGTCCGGGCTCTGTCTAACGCGCGTTTGCTGTGTTTAGATCACTACGGTCTGATCAGTCCGGGCCTCACCTGCTACCTCAACAGCGTTCTGCAGGTGCTTTTCATGACCCAACGCTTCCGGGAGGAGATCCAACGGTGTGTTGATGATGAACGCTAGAAAACGCTTTTTGGGTCGTGTGTAGATTTGTTTGGATTCTCTTCTGTCCTGTATCTATCTTTAACTGAATACACATGTTTTTTCCACTGTGTCTCAGGCGAGGCAGTACAGATGCAACAGCCATTGATGCACATCTGGACTCACTGTTTACTGATTTAAGGACGAAAAAGGCCAGAACACACTCCATTCTAAAGGAGCTGGGGATCACTGGGTGTAAGTGGACATTATAATCACACTCTATGTTCACCATGACGTCATTCACTGTGGGAATGAATCATTGTCCGATTGAACCAGTTGCAGTGTACGAGCAACGCGATGCTGCTGAGTACTTTGAGAACATCCTGCGTTTGACCAGTGCGGAGGCGTCTAAGGTAGAAACACCTCCATGATAATGATCTCTGCAGCGTCTGAGCAGAGTTCATTCCCACCGACACCTCACTCAGCTTCACACCACAATAGCTTCTGTCTTGAtccatcagctgctttcagcttgGACATTAAACCAACAGTAAATTCACAGCTGCAGGAACTGGCTCAACTGCGTATTTGTTCCACATATTCAGCCGCTTCTGTAGCATCTGCTTAGTAAAATGTGGctttattgtgaaaaatacCACACGTTTGCTTTCCTACACAGCACTGATGGTTCTGTACTTGTGCCGTGTAGATATTCAAAGGGGAGCTGATCCATAAAAACAAATGCCTCCACTGTGGCCACGGAAACGACTCCAAGAGCAACTTCTGGATTCTGCCACTTGCAGTAGAAGACACACACCATCAGACCTGCAGCGTGGTAAGATGCTGTGCTTCAATATGTTGGTAAGAGGTATTTAGAGGGACAGGAACATGCAGGGTGAATAAATATATGACACTTACAGGAACAAGGCTTCAGGAATTTCTTCAAGGGACAGAAAGTGAGTGAGGACAACGTGATGTTCTGTAGCAGCTGCAGCGagaagagagaggcagagatggtgAGTCATCATCAGCTGAAGTCCCTGTTATAGACGACGCTCATCTCTCACATTCATGGGGTCGTTGTCGCTTTGTGGCCCAGGACTGTGAGTTAACGCGCCCCCCGGAGGTTCTGACCCTCCTGCTGAAGAGGTTCCGCTTCAGCCACAGGCAGAGGTGCTACGTGAAGCTCCACTGCAGAGCTGCCGTTCCCCCGACGCTGCGCGCGAAGGTAACGCCTCACGTTGGTGACGAACGCCGAGCTCAGCAGCGCCACAGCCGACTCAGCATCGCTTCCCTCCTGCAGGGCGGCACCTACCACCTCTACGCCCTGGTGCACCACTACGGCGACCTCACCGGGGGCCACTACAGCGCTGAGATCAGGTCTTTTCAAACAGGGGAGTGGTACCGCTTCGACGACGACGTGGTGCAGATGGTAAAGAAGATCCTCACACTCTGAACAACAGAGATGCTGCGTGAGGATTGGTGTTTACTGTGATTTGTCTCGGTCTCCACAGGTCAGACAGTCCGCAGACACCCATGTGAGGTAAACACTGTCCTCATGTTAAGTAGTAGGTGcagagtgtgtgactgtgtgtgtctgtgtaggcAGGAGGTACTACTATTACTGTTTACGAGCCATGAAATTTTATACAGCGATTCCTGTTCCCTCTGGAATAACCTGTTTTTCCATTAGTGATCCACTAACTGAGTTCATTtgtgcccccaccccccaccagcTCCCGCACAGCGTACCTGCTCATGTACAAAATGGGTGAGGTTTGGAAATGAACTCATGGCTGCATGTCGTTGTACATGTTGCGTACTTTAATGTTTACAGCGCTTTTCTTGTTATCTTCAAAAAGGGAGACCACATTCTGTAAAACCTGCCAGAGGCGGCGAGGAAGCTGGCGCAGAGTCAGcggtggaggctggagagagagagggtccTGCTCGCCACCGTTACCATCAGATGAACGGAGGTTCATTAGAGAGGAGACGTGGTGCAGTGAATC carries:
- the LOC114847053 gene encoding uncharacterized protein LOC114847053 isoform X2, with amino-acid sequence MSCGHAVTPDSLTLWCRSQLQKGIYQFKCPAITEGVKQCNKPWSYQEVRRLADLSVDEMQEFEDRIAHLAAAQSWEIQPCPQCNTSVERKDVSNLCVRCPVRSADQKETHQFCWQCLKPWKGPGPRSDRCDNDGCVDEYLQLPQTCGTVSLPAVTGASRCPAVRACPTCGVKVEHSRQNCKNVACRRCHVAFCFVCLKLKSGCIQTSSPYETCPGGAAPRQTSVPAWKGK
- the LOC114847053 gene encoding uncharacterized protein LOC114847053 isoform X1, with amino-acid sequence MMSLEPEVEKKYDPLDKSLKLVTRKDDLDPVCSADGDGGLRAEMSCGHAVTPDSLTLWCRSQLQKGIYQFKCPAITEGVKQCNKPWSYQEVRRLADLSVDEMQEFEDRIAHLAAAQSWEIQPCPQCNTSVERKDVSNLCVRCPVRSADQKETHQFCWQCLKPWKGPGPRSDRCDNDGCVDEYLQLPQTCGTVSLPAVTGASRCPAVRACPTCGVKVEHSRQNCKNVACRRCHVAFCFVCLKLKSGCIQTSSPYETCPGGAAPRQTSVPAWKGK
- the LOC114847028 gene encoding ubiquitin carboxyl-terminal hydrolase 47-like isoform X2 translates to MSHDRVQTLREKLARCSVSDHYGLISPGLTCYLNSVLQVLFMTQRFREEIQRRGSTDATAIDAHLDSLFTDLRTKKARTHSILKELGITGFAVYEQRDAAEYFENILRLTSAEASKIFKGELIHKNKCLHCGHGNDSKSNFWILPLAVEDTHHQTCSVEQGFRNFFKGQKVSEDNVMFCSSCSEKREAEMDCELTRPPEVLTLLLKRFRFSHRQRCYVKLHCRAAVPPTLRAKGGTYHLYALVHHYGDLTGGHYSAEIRSFQTGEWYRFDDDVVQMVRQSADTHVSDPLTEFICAPTPHQLPHSVPAHVQNGETTFCKTCQRRRGSWRRVSGGGWRERGSCSPPLPSDERRFIREETWCSESESLLG
- the LOC114847028 gene encoding ubiquitin carboxyl-terminal hydrolase 47-like isoform X1, which produces MSHDRVQTLREKLARCSVSDHYGLISPGLTCYLNSVLQVLFMTQRFREEIQRRGSTDATAIDAHLDSLFTDLRTKKARTHSILKELGITGFAVYEQRDAAEYFENILRLTSAEASKIFKGELIHKNKCLHCGHGNDSKSNFWILPLAVEDTHHQTCSVEQGFRNFFKGQKVSEDNVMFCSSCSEKREAEMDCELTRPPEVLTLLLKRFRFSHRQRCYVKLHCRAAVPPTLRAKGGTYHLYALVHHYGDLTGGHYSAEIRSFQTGEWYRFDDDVVQMVRQSADTHVSSRTAYLLMYKMGRPHSVKPARGGEEAGAESAVEAGEREGPARHRYHQMNGGSLERRRGAVNQNRSSGELDQQKKQTAERPIKGALLPTGTEALRPRSACSITHTDEANRQRRDTHSMVNRWSPNPLERPHDAESYVRVRSSAGGGVSPPTKGVNDRGAAGGERKEGWGEQRTDVEQLFDASVSVLSNGHSPHSPSLRRRTNISTAQLRVTVEERTANVLDMRPEPGICRPRLTR